ctggttgtcttcttctttcaataaccaggtaaaaatcgACTTCCTTCCTAATAATTTCTTTGCTATTGAATGCGGTAATCAGGGTTTGAGAAATAGACTGTTGTATGGGGACATATTGACATACAAGGGTTTCGGTTTAGATTGCTGGGAATGGCAACCCCTCTTTCTCCCATCTCGATTAAAatcttgcatggttaatagagcaatttcaaTTGATAAATTACCAGTAGAATTGTGAAATAATGATTTCTTAAGAATTATAGGCAATAaaattgggaaatttgttgaggttAAAAAAACACCTCTTAGCTTCTTTAACCAGATTCTTATCATTAACATGAATATCAACATTAAAACTTTAGTGCCCATCACACTTATATGTGATAACTGTAGTATAACCCTAGAATTATCCTTTTATAATGGCCCTATCGAAGAAAATATCCCAAGGAAATTCTCTTCTGAGATGCCTCACCCTAGGTCAGTTCTCAAGGATGTGGGCATCTCACTCAATTTTCTGGCAGGGGGGGGTTTTACTATGGAAGACCTTGAGGCTAAAACTAAACATCATCCCTCTTATCCTTGAGAGAACCGATGTCATCAATCCTCTCCTAATTGCTCCCTCACCAAGATCCCATGTCCCCTTCTCCCCCCATCGCTGGCTATGAGTAGGCCACCCATAGCTGATTCTAAGATCAGTGACCCGGACTTGGAAGAAGGCGAGATTAGTGAGTTGCCCCCTCAGAAGGATCAGCTAGAACTAGTTAAAtattcatcttctagttctcacaCCCAACCAAAGATGTTGAGAACCTTGGGGTCTTCCCAACagttaaacctaccccctttgtgCAATCAAGGGAGGAGGAAAGTTGTTCCTCGTCAATGGGAATAGATTCTAGGCAGGGTCATCCATCCTTTCAAGTCTCAAATGGGGAGGGCATTAAGGAGGTAGAGGAATGCCATCCACCCCTGAAGATTGATTCTGAAGCAATTGCAGAATGTGAGAATGAACGAGTAGCTAAGGAAATTAAcgtcattgccaattttgtaggggaagaagtagtcaACGACCTAATGGAACAATTTGTAGATGAGGTCTGTGATgctgaggaattggaaagacaaaTGGAACTCTATGTATCTATTGGAAAATGCCAGAGTCAATTAAGAAACAGAAGAACTCTTTATAACACTGGACAATATGGAAAATGAAAATCCAAACACTCTAGGCATTCATATCTTTGATGAGAGCAAGGTCTCTCCTGACTGCGCCAAGCTTTTTAAGAAAAGAGGTAGAAGATCCCTTGTTGAACTAAGAGCTAAGGATGGGGAAGCGAGGGGTCAGCccaaaatttcatctctttttaatGCAAGGGAGGGGAAGATCCTCCCcatagagccatgaaaatcataacatggaatgttaggggtatgaatgcccctaacaaacagtgcATCTTAAGGCGCTGCATTTCTGAATCAAAACCAAACATAattttaatccaagaaactaaaatgaactcctctgagatcGCCCTTTTTGATAAGAAACTAGGCTTCCGAAAGTTGAAGCATTCCCCTGCCTTGGGAGCCTCAAGAGGCTTAGCAATCATCTGGGACTCTAGATTTATTTCGTTCTCACCATTAGAGATTAAGCAAAACTGGATAGGAGGAATAGTAGCAAGCTAAAACAACAAGCTTAGATTTAATTTGATCAACGTTTATGGTCCTATCCAGAATAGGGACAAAGCTCGGGTCTGGTTGGAACTTGAGGCTTTCCTTAGAATTCATCTGAACGAAGTTTGTATCATTggtggagacttcaatgccatcactaaggtAGAAGACAAAAGAGGAGGCAGTATCAAGCTCCCTCTAGCGGCTGTAGACTTCAATCACTGGATCAATAGGAATTCTCTGATGGAAATCCAGATGACAGAGAATGCCTTTACATGGAACAACAGAAGGATAGGTTTATGTAACATTGCAGAGAAACtggataggttctttatccatggggggctctCGGAGTTCAATCACACCATGGAAGCAGAGCCTCTTCCTTTATCAGGTTCTGACCACTTTCCACTTCAACTTAACATATTGTCAGATCACTCTCCTAGaaaatgccccttcaaatttgaaagcatgtggttcagagatgataacatCATAAACCTAATTGAAAAGTGGTGGAGTGGCTCAGTGTTCTTAGGTTCGAAAATGTTTATTATGGCAAACAAGCTAAAGCTTATCAAGAGGAAGCTCTTGGAGTGGAATAGGATTAATTTTGGTAATATTTtcgataagaaactctcaatagaaaatgatcttaaggaTGTTAACACTGAAGTGctggagaaggggatggatgaacatctcttccttaagGAAAAATCATTACTCTTTGAGTATGAAAAGATTATGTCAAATGAAGAGATTtactggagacaaaaatcaagggagacttGGTTGAATGATGGGGATTGcaacaccaagttcttccacaatagcacCAAGTAAAGGAGATGGGTTAATCGAATCTCTAGTATAAAGAATTGTCAAGGCTCCATTATGTCTGAACCGGCCGATATCGCCTTAGAAGCTGTAAGGTTCTTTGATAATATCCTAAACAACACCGATGGCTCCAACCtaagaggccaactcaatattatcaggaatcttccaaaactcattaatgatGACCACAATAAATGCCTTCTAAAGAAATTCTCTTAGGAGGTTAAATCCgcccttatgaagatgaatccggaCAAGGCCCTGGGCCCAGACGGCTTCCCTACaagcttttttcaaaaatgttggggttttatggggacagagatcacgGAAGCCTTAGAGGGTGTTAGGAACTTAGGGAAGATTCTCAAGGAGCTCAACAATACCTTCCTAGCTCTAATCCCAAAAAAAGAAAAACCAGATAGCTTCAATGACTTCAGACATATAGCCCTATGCAACACCTTGTATAAACTCCTAACCAAAACTCTAGCAGCTAGACTTCAGAATCTTCTACCTctcatcattagtgaagaacaaactggctttgtagtggatagatcaatctatgatggggtaatAATTGCCCAAGAAGCCAGCCATTCAGTCCAGCTGAATAATGCCCCAAGCATGCTAGTCAAATTGGATATAaataaagcttatgacaaagttgattaGTGCTTCTTATGTAAATGCTTGGAGGCATTTGGCTTCTCCAAATTCTGGATCAACCTAATTTTTGAATGCATCtccacccccaaattctctgtTATGGTTAATGGCACTCCGGAAGGTTTCTTTAGCAGCTCGAGAGGGTTGAGGCAAGGTGATCCCATTtcccctttcctcttcatcatcatggcagaaGCCCTTGGGAGATCCATCTCAAAGGCTAAAGAGGAGGGAGGGATCCAAGGTATTCCCATTACCAGTGGTTTACCCTCatttacccatcaacaatttgttgatgatatgatgctTTTTGGTCAAGGAAGCACCAAGGAGTCGAGCGCCTTCAAAGACATCCTCAATTCCTATATGTTAGCTTCGGGTCAAGAGGTCAATTTGGAGAAATCGACAGTTTTTATGTTTAACATAGACCCTACATTAGGGGAGGAGATCTATAAAGTCCTTGAGATCAAGCAGGGGCTCCTCCCCtgcaaatatctaggcatcccCCTGGATAAGGGAAGGAGATCTTCAAAATTGTGGGACAatttggtggataaaatcaaatcTAGGATTAACACCTGGAAAGGTAGATGGCTATCATCTGCAGGCAAAGCAACCTTGGTTAAATTAGTtctgtcagctatgcccatttacctgCTCTCCTGCCAAAATCTATCTTCTAATAAACAAGCTAAACTCAACAAGCATCTCAGAACATTATTTTGGCAAGGGGCCAATGAAGATAGGAAAATTTCACTTTTGTCTTGGGATAAGATATGCAGACCTAAAGAGGAAGGAGGGgctggcattaaaaaccttcatgatcAAGGGAGAGCCTTGGGAGCCAAGTTGGTTTGGAGAATGTTCAGAAACCCCCATCTTAAATGGGCAAGGTTGTTGCACCATAAATACCTTAATGGAAGCAACCCCATCCAAATCTTccgagaaaccaaccctcccagaggttCCCGCCTATGGAATTTCTTGTTGGAATGCAGAAGTATTATTTCAGACAAACTTACCTGGAACCTAGGGTCCGGGGATGAAGCCCTTTTTTGGTTTGATTCATGGAGTGGGTATAAGGCCATCGAGAATATTTATGACTTTGGAGCCACTCGTGTCCTCCTTGAATCACATAGAGGCTCCCTGTTAaaaaactatatctccccttcattGGAAGGGGTTGGGTGGCAGTGGATTGATAGGGATAATGAGGATATTCCGACAGAGGATAAAAGTAAACTCATGGCAATTCTTAGATCAAGGAACATAGTCTTTGGCCATCATAAGGATAAGATGGTATGGGACGACTCCTTAAGTGGGGAATACaattccaaggatgggtactctcataTCTCCAAAGCTCAAATAAGACCAAAGTTTGAGCTACCCATGAAACTTTGTTGGGATAGGTACTGCCTACCTAAGGCTGGAGTCTTCTCCTAGCTTGCTATCCAAAACAAGCTCTTAACTACAgataaatttaggagaatggggtatgagggtcccagtagatgtcctctttgtgaggcaGATGAAGAAGACACCAACCATCTCCTCCTCAATTGCCCTTTTGCTCACCAATGTTGGGTCTGGTTCACTAAGAAATTGGAGTGGTATGCTGCCTTCCCCCATACCATCTCGGGGATGCTCAAAGCTTGGCCTCTCCTTAGACGAGGTTGTCTCTTTGAAGGATTATGGATATCTCTCCCATCTTCCATTACGTGGGAGCTATGAAAGGAGAGAAATAGACATCTCATCAGAAATGATAAACTTGAGGTTCACAAGGTTATCAATAGAATTGAGTTTGCAACCATTGAACTCACTAACAATCAGATATCATCAGGCATAAAAAAGAATGTCACAGTAACCtactgggatgaaaagatgaaaagatgTTGGGGGGGCTTATCTTTCCTTCCCTTTGTGGGGAATGGCCCTCAAGAAAGTCTCCGGAAAAGAGTTGAATGTAGATGGCTTCCTCCAGGTGAAGGATGGgttaagttaaactttgatggggcatcccgtggcaaTCCATGTATTGCAGGTATAGGATGCTCTATCCATAACTGGGAAAACAAGGAAATTGACATCCTAGCTGCCCTTGTAGGCATCAAAACCAACAATTGGGCGGAACTGATGGCCCTGGTGGAAGGGTTGCACCTGTGTAGGAAATTAGAAGTTAAAAATCTGGATATTGAAGGGGATTCGGCTATTATTGTCAATGCTCTCAGAAAAGGCAGCATGCCCAATTGGAGACTAAACACTCTACTGTCGAAGGCTATTGATTTATGCAAAGGATATGAAAAGTTCACGT
This genomic stretch from Cryptomeria japonica chromosome 8, Sugi_1.0, whole genome shotgun sequence harbors:
- the LOC131857673 gene encoding uncharacterized protein LOC131857673; this encodes MGIDSRQGHPSFQVSNGEGIKEVEECHPPLKIDSEAIAECENERVAKEINVIANFVGEEVVNDLMEQFVDEVCDAEELERQMELYNRDKARVWLELEAFLRIHLNEVCIIGGDFNAITKVEDKRGGSIKLPLAAVDFNHWINRNSLMEIQMTENAFTWNNRRIGLCNIAEKLDRFFIHGGLSEFNHTMEAEPLPLSGSDHFPLQLNILSDHSPRKCPFKFESMWFRDDNIINLIEKWWSGSVFLGSKMFIMANKLKLIKRKLLEWNRINFGNIFDKKLSIENDLKDVNTEVLEKGMDEHLFLKEKSLLFEYEKIMSNEEIYWRQKSRETWLNDGDCNTKFFHNSTK